A DNA window from Verrucomicrobiaceae bacterium contains the following coding sequences:
- a CDS encoding arylsulfatase: protein MKHIPSLITALLLAPLAVLHGASGTPQAGVPASRPNVLIILVDDMGWGDPHCFNPQSKIATPHIDKLAAAGMKFTNAHAGASICVPSRYSLLTGRMPYRTWNSRDAKKTTRNGHELLHFPLPMLQSEPQRLNLATLMKRQGYATACVGKWHQGMSTTAQADGTLKMSPVDFGFDDYFGFDAPEQAPYAFIENKRFVVEPTETIEDHPGEGVTNPETQGAHWRKGLAAPGWKFEGYLSTLAAKADAWLEKRTKNQEQGTKNNIPFFLYYAIPAPHAPWATASEFKGKSSAGQYGDYVMNVDAMIGQVLTTLDKLKLRDNTLIVFSSDNGPVWYPQDIEKFDHRAAGPWNGMKGALTEAGHRMPFIASWPGQIQAGSSCDELICFSDMMATIAALLDEKLPNDAGEDSFDISPLLRGEKPAQPIRNGMVHVNYGSYTLAIRDGDWKLILPSWIYTVKDGTITPDTIVETKGKGLIDKFQLYNLRTDPGETINVFTQEPNKAKELFTALKADIARGRSR, encoded by the coding sequence ATGAAACACATCCCCTCACTCATCACGGCTCTGCTTCTCGCGCCGCTGGCCGTTCTGCATGGCGCTTCAGGAACACCGCAGGCAGGAGTGCCTGCGTCACGGCCCAACGTCCTCATCATCCTCGTCGATGACATGGGCTGGGGCGATCCGCATTGCTTCAATCCGCAGTCGAAGATCGCGACGCCGCACATCGACAAGCTCGCGGCGGCGGGGATGAAGTTCACGAATGCTCATGCGGGGGCGTCCATTTGTGTGCCGAGCCGGTATAGCCTGCTCACGGGACGGATGCCGTATCGCACCTGGAACTCCAGGGACGCCAAAAAAACGACCCGCAACGGCCACGAACTGCTGCATTTCCCGTTGCCCATGCTCCAGTCGGAGCCGCAGCGCTTGAACCTCGCCACGCTAATGAAGCGGCAGGGCTACGCCACAGCCTGCGTCGGCAAGTGGCATCAGGGCATGTCAACAACTGCTCAGGCGGATGGGACGCTGAAGATGTCGCCCGTGGACTTTGGCTTCGATGACTACTTCGGCTTCGATGCACCGGAACAGGCACCGTATGCGTTCATCGAGAACAAGCGCTTCGTCGTCGAACCGACCGAAACCATCGAAGACCATCCCGGCGAAGGCGTGACCAATCCCGAGACGCAAGGCGCACACTGGCGCAAAGGCCTCGCGGCACCGGGATGGAAGTTCGAAGGCTATCTTTCCACCCTTGCAGCCAAGGCAGATGCCTGGCTCGAGAAACGAACCAAGAACCAAGAACAGGGAACCAAGAACAACATCCCCTTCTTCCTCTACTACGCCATCCCCGCGCCTCATGCGCCGTGGGCCACCGCGAGCGAGTTCAAAGGCAAGAGCAGCGCGGGCCAATACGGCGACTATGTGATGAATGTGGACGCCATGATCGGCCAAGTGCTGACCACTTTAGACAAGCTGAAACTGCGGGACAACACACTCATCGTCTTTTCCAGCGACAACGGCCCCGTCTGGTATCCGCAGGACATCGAAAAGTTCGATCACCGCGCCGCTGGTCCGTGGAATGGCATGAAAGGCGCACTCACCGAAGCCGGACATCGCATGCCCTTCATCGCGAGCTGGCCGGGTCAGATCCAAGCAGGCAGCTCGTGCGACGAGTTGATCTGCTTCAGCGATATGATGGCCACCATCGCGGCGCTGCTCGATGAAAAACTCCCGAACGACGCAGGCGAGGACAGCTTCGACATCTCACCCCTTCTGCGCGGCGAGAAACCCGCGCAACCCATTCGCAACGGCATGGTCCACGTGAACTACGGCTCCTACACGCTCGCCATCCGCGACGGCGACTGGAAACTCATTCTGCCCTCCTGGATCTATACCGTGAAGGACGGCACGATAACGCCTGACACCATCGTCGAGACCAAAGGCAAAGGTCTCATCGACAAGTTCCAACTCTACAACCTCCGCACCGATCCGGGCGAGACCATCAACGTCTTCACCCAAGAGCCCAACAAAGCCAAGGAACTCTTCACCGCGCTGAAGGCAGACATTGCACGAGGACGGAGTCGTTGA
- a CDS encoding SGNH/GDSL hydrolase family protein translates to MKIISPLYLALLTGISFQLTAVVHAEAPVTTASIKQRGLVSQGDVSRLAAVMAKARRGEEICVAAIGGSITAGGLQTKEPKNRYISRVADWFTRTFPKAKVRFVNAGIGGTNSLYGAMRVQRDVLSKKPDLVIVEYAVNDNHPVPMFWGSYEGVLRQILREPQQPALV, encoded by the coding sequence ATGAAAATCATCTCGCCCCTTTACCTCGCCCTTCTCACGGGCATCTCGTTTCAACTCACTGCCGTGGTTCACGCGGAGGCACCTGTGACCACGGCGTCCATCAAGCAGCGAGGCCTTGTCTCCCAAGGGGATGTGAGCCGATTGGCAGCAGTAATGGCGAAGGCGCGGCGTGGGGAGGAGATTTGCGTGGCGGCGATTGGGGGATCGATCACGGCGGGTGGGTTGCAGACAAAGGAGCCGAAGAATCGCTACATCTCACGGGTGGCGGATTGGTTCACGCGGACCTTTCCGAAGGCGAAGGTGCGCTTTGTGAATGCAGGCATCGGCGGCACGAACTCGCTCTACGGTGCCATGCGGGTGCAACGCGATGTGCTGAGCAAGAAGCCAGACCTCGTCATCGTGGAGTATGCGGTGAACGACAATCACCCGGTGCCGATGTTCTGGGGCAGCTATGAGGGCGTGCTGAGGCAGATCCTCCGCGAGCCGCAGCAGCCGGCCCTGGTGTAG
- a CDS encoding right-handed parallel beta-helix repeat-containing protein → MLKTALSLTSLLFVTLTSLHASDARDHLSPHQRAILESKSPSPEEYRFGFDLPAGPQFTEAEKEAQRELGKGVMPMVMKAFEAGAESVTLAPGDYRFGQERWQGAKVIFPLGFENMQRDAAHPFVIDATGATFWFDLDDKQMPPGHRCVGFRNCRNLVLRGAIIDRGTRGCIEGRITRIDREGNRFEIQPSPGVVVPTSYKGADEQRLFPFKSDGRFCVPLYDMQAGVRKLRYKDITPSEGGRYWVNMLEPQLMERLHDANWERAYGDLGVVRVGDGLSCLYTGTGAIVLDDSANITLHGVSVYVAKGGPSESGGDGAHLWKDCYFGPRPGSSQWKGADGFLCRSTRYGCVMDNVTIRHTADDLQNFHGIWGKVKSVSGKQVTLETNGALLPTLRNARAGDRLRFIHRKNGALLGEAKLISHQDYQLTLDQDATPFAEAQAEWLDHECGGWVVQNCRWEDNFQRLLIMSGPGLVRGCTFTRMGSNISLNTGMGLVGGIPSDITITDNTFIDVSSRPHNAAIEAHAHNAQGGFGTPPIERLIITGNTITRSGGPAMNLIGIQDSRIETNVINSPVRATLRATLLARPNDEPDRQAILLRHSTRVTVKGNTLTDPENHTQPDATSKSRVVGLDATKEITLDGQKLRDTPARAKPRGKK, encoded by the coding sequence ATGCTGAAAACCGCCTTGTCGTTGACCTCCCTGCTGTTCGTTACGCTCACCTCGCTCCATGCCTCCGATGCTCGCGATCACCTCTCGCCGCATCAACGTGCGATCTTGGAATCGAAGTCGCCATCGCCGGAGGAGTATCGCTTCGGCTTTGATCTGCCCGCCGGGCCGCAGTTCACGGAGGCGGAGAAGGAGGCGCAGCGGGAGCTGGGCAAAGGTGTGATGCCGATGGTGATGAAGGCGTTTGAGGCGGGGGCGGAGTCGGTGACGCTGGCTCCGGGGGACTATCGCTTCGGCCAGGAGCGCTGGCAGGGGGCGAAGGTGATTTTTCCACTGGGCTTCGAAAACATGCAGCGCGATGCCGCGCATCCCTTCGTGATCGATGCCACGGGCGCGACGTTTTGGTTCGATCTCGATGACAAGCAGATGCCGCCGGGGCATCGCTGCGTGGGTTTTCGCAACTGCCGCAACCTCGTGCTGCGCGGCGCGATCATCGACCGCGGCACACGCGGCTGCATCGAGGGCCGCATCACGCGCATCGACCGCGAGGGCAATCGCTTTGAAATCCAGCCCTCGCCCGGCGTGGTGGTGCCCACGAGCTACAAGGGGGCCGACGAGCAGCGCTTGTTTCCCTTCAAGAGCGACGGCCGCTTCTGCGTGCCGCTCTACGACATGCAGGCCGGTGTGCGGAAGCTGCGCTACAAAGACATCACGCCTTCCGAGGGCGGGCGTTACTGGGTGAACATGCTCGAACCGCAGCTCATGGAGCGCCTTCACGATGCGAACTGGGAGCGTGCGTATGGCGACCTCGGGGTGGTGCGCGTGGGCGATGGCCTCTCCTGCCTCTACACCGGCACGGGAGCCATCGTGCTCGATGATTCGGCGAACATCACCCTGCACGGCGTCAGCGTATATGTGGCCAAAGGCGGCCCCAGCGAGAGCGGCGGCGATGGCGCACATCTGTGGAAGGACTGCTACTTCGGCCCGCGACCCGGCAGCAGCCAGTGGAAAGGCGCGGACGGCTTCCTCTGCCGCTCCACGCGATATGGCTGCGTGATGGACAACGTCACCATCCGCCACACCGCCGATGATTTGCAGAACTTCCACGGCATCTGGGGCAAGGTGAAATCCGTGTCCGGCAAACAGGTCACGCTGGAGACAAATGGCGCGCTGCTTCCCACGCTCCGCAACGCCCGTGCTGGCGACCGCTTGCGCTTTATCCATCGCAAAAACGGTGCGCTGCTCGGCGAGGCGAAGCTCATCTCGCACCAGGATTACCAACTCACCCTCGATCAAGACGCCACGCCCTTTGCCGAAGCGCAGGCCGAGTGGCTCGACCACGAATGCGGAGGCTGGGTAGTGCAAAACTGCCGCTGGGAGGACAACTTCCAGCGCCTGCTCATCATGTCCGGCCCCGGACTCGTGCGCGGCTGCACCTTCACCCGCATGGGCAGCAACATCAGCCTCAACACCGGCATGGGCCTCGTCGGCGGCATCCCCAGCGACATCACGATCACCGACAACACCTTCATCGACGTCAGCTCACGCCCTCACAATGCCGCCATCGAGGCGCACGCCCACAATGCACAAGGCGGCTTCGGCACCCCGCCGATCGAGCGCCTCATCATCACCGGCAACACGATCACCCGCAGCGGCGGCCCCGCCATGAACCTCATCGGCATCCAGGATTCCCGCATCGAAACCAACGTCATCAACTCCCCCGTCCGCGCCACCCTCCGCGCCACCCTCCTCGCCCGCCCCAACGACGAACCCGACCGCCAAGCCATCCTCCTTCGCCACAGCACCCGCGTGACCGTGAAAGGCAACACCCTCACCGATCCCGAAAACCACACGCAACCCGATGCGACGAGCAAAAGCCGCGTTGTTGGTCTTGATGCAACGAAAGAGATCACACTCGATGGGCAGAAGCTCCGCGATACGCCTGCTCGCGCGAAACCGCGCGGCAAGAAGTGA
- a CDS encoding DUF1016 family protein yields MKPAPIPQDYTTFLAQLKQRVVAARVHAARAVNYDLVLLYWDIGQGIVEKQKNAAWGDAVVERLAKDLQRAFPEMSGFSARNIWDMKRLYLAYSDPNFWRQGVAKTRTAGLELILRQAVAELEPIGSETSLRQPVAELTETRTNTGINPLEQAVPEKLSQAVRELVARIPWGQHLVILNKITDPAARLYYLRATAKLGWSRSVLLNQIKAGAFERAVKEKKTHNFELALPDHFAEQADEMLKSRYNLEFLCIGRAMKERELENRLIERLQSFILELGYGFCFVGRQYRLALGRKEYFVDLLFYHRFLKALVAFDLKLGPFEPEHAGKMDFYLNLLNETERAPDDRPSIGIILCAEKDDIEVEFALKTKQNPIGVAEYELQAKLPAEFKGRLPTAKQLAEVLREALP; encoded by the coding sequence ATGAAGCCCGCGCCCATCCCGCAAGACTACACCACGTTCCTCGCTCAGTTAAAGCAGCGAGTTGTCGCCGCTCGTGTCCACGCCGCCCGAGCGGTCAATTATGACTTAGTGCTGCTCTACTGGGACATCGGGCAAGGCATCGTCGAGAAGCAGAAGAACGCCGCTTGGGGTGATGCCGTGGTGGAGCGCTTGGCGAAGGATTTGCAGCGAGCGTTCCCGGAGATGAGCGGGTTTTCGGCTCGAAACATCTGGGACATGAAGCGGCTCTATCTTGCTTATTCAGACCCCAACTTTTGGCGTCAAGGTGTCGCCAAAACGCGGACGGCAGGCTTGGAGCTAATTCTGCGACAGGCTGTCGCAGAATTGGAACCCATCGGCTCCGAGACGAGTCTGCGACAGCCTGTCGCAGAATTGACAGAGACTCGGACGAATACGGGCATCAATCCTCTGGAACAAGCTGTTCCAGAAAAACTCTCACAAGCTGTGAGAGAATTGGTTGCCAGGATTCCATGGGGGCAACACCTCGTCATCCTCAACAAAATCACCGACCCCGCCGCCCGCCTCTACTACCTCCGCGCCACCGCGAAGCTCGGCTGGAGTCGCAGCGTGCTGCTGAACCAAATCAAGGCCGGAGCCTTCGAGCGCGCCGTCAAAGAGAAGAAGACGCACAACTTTGAACTCGCTCTGCCCGATCACTTTGCCGAGCAGGCTGATGAAATGCTCAAGAGCCGCTACAACCTGGAGTTCCTCTGCATTGGCCGTGCCATGAAGGAACGAGAGCTGGAGAACAGGCTCATCGAGCGGCTTCAAAGCTTCATCCTCGAACTCGGCTACGGCTTCTGCTTCGTTGGCCGGCAATACAGGCTCGCGCTTGGGCGGAAGGAATACTTCGTGGACCTGCTTTTCTACCATCGCTTCCTCAAGGCCCTCGTCGCCTTCGATCTGAAACTCGGCCCCTTCGAGCCCGAGCACGCGGGCAAGATGGACTTCTACCTCAATCTCCTCAACGAAACCGAACGCGCTCCTGACGACCGCCCGTCCATCGGCATCATCCTCTGCGCTGAGAAGGACGACATCGAAGTGGAGTTTGCCCTCAAGACCAAGCAGAACCCCATCGGCGTCGCCGAATATGAACTGCAAGCCAAGCTGCCCGCCGAGTTCAAAGGACGTCTCCCTACCGCAAAACAACTGGCCGAAGTGTTGCGTGAGGCGTTGCCGTGA